In Mycetocola spongiae, the genomic stretch ATACACGCGTTGCGACTCCCTCTGCCACCCCGGATGGGTGCCCTCACACACTAGCATTCGCTCCACGGCGGCGCGCGGGCAAAACAAAACGGGCCGCCCCTCCCGAGGGAGGAACGACCCGTTTTGACCGGCGGACCAGCCAATCGGCTAGAGCCGATTAGTTGGTGCTAGTTAGTTGGTGCTGGAGAGCTTCTCGCGCAGAGCGGCGAGCGACTCGTCGTCCGCGAGGGTGCCGGCGCCAGCCGACTCGCTCGAGAAGGTGGATGCACCGGCGGGGACGTCGGGAGCGTTTGCTTCCTCGATCGCTGCGGCGGCAACCTGCTTCTTGTGCAGCTCCCAACGAGCCTGGGCGGCAGCGTAGTCCTGCTCCCACTTCTCGCGCTGGGTCTCGAAGCCCTCGCGCCACTCGTTGGTCTCGGAGTCGAAGCCCTCGGGGTACTTATAGTTACCCTGCTCGTCGTACTCGGTGAGCATTCCGTAGAGTGCCGGGTCGAACTCGGTGCCCTCGGGGTCTACACCCTCGTTGGCCTGCTTGAGGCTCAGCGAGATGCGGCGACGCTCGAGGTCGATGTCGATGACCTTCACGAAGACCTCTTCGCCAACCGAGACAACCTGCTCGGCGAGCTCAACGTGCTTGCCGGAGAGCTCGGAGATGTGAACGAGGCCCTCGATGCCGTCGGCGACGCGAACAAACGCACCGAAGGGAACGAGCTTGGTGACCTTACCCGGTGCAACCTGGCCGATGGCGTGGGTGCGGGCAAATACCTGCCACGGGTCTTCCTGGGTTGCCTTGAGCGAGAGCGACACGCGCTCGCGGTCGAGGTCAACCTCGAGGATCTCCACGGTAACTTCCTGGCCAACCTCGACTACCTCGGAGGCGTGCTCAATGTGCTTCCAGCTGAGCTCGGAAACGTGGACGAGACCGTCTACGCCACCCAGGTCAACAAAGGCACCGAAGTTGACGATCGAGGAGACAACACCCTTGCGGACCTGTCCCTTCTGGAGGTTGTTGAGGAACGTGGTGCGCGACTCGGACTGAGTCTGCTCCAGGAGGGCGCGACGCGAGAGCACAACGTTGTTGCGGTTCTTGTCGAGCTCGAGGATCTTGGCCTCGATCTCCTGGCCCAGGTACGGGGTCAGGTCGCGGACGCGGCGCAGCTCGATGAGCGAGGCCGGCAGGAATCCGCGGAGTCCGATGTCAACGATAAGTCCACCCTTGACAACCTCGATGACCTGACCGGTCACGACGCCATCGGTGTCCTTGATCTTTTCCACATCGCCCCAGGCACGCTCGTACTGAGCACGCTTCTTGGACAGGATGAGGCGACCTTCCTTGTCCTCCTTCTGGAGAACGAGGGCCTCGACCGAGTCGCCAACATTGACGACCTCGCTCGGGTCAAC encodes the following:
- the rpsA gene encoding 30S ribosomal protein S1; this encodes MTSETTASTPKQVAINDIGTAEDFLAAVEKTLKFFNDGDLIEGTVVKIDRDEVLLDVGYKTEGVIPSRELSIKHDVDPSEVVNVGDSVEALVLQKEDKEGRLILSKKRAQYERAWGDVEKIKDTDGVVTGQVIEVVKGGLIVDIGLRGFLPASLIELRRVRDLTPYLGQEIEAKILELDKNRNNVVLSRRALLEQTQSESRTTFLNNLQKGQVRKGVVSSIVNFGAFVDLGGVDGLVHVSELSWKHIEHASEVVEVGQEVTVEILEVDLDRERVSLSLKATQEDPWQVFARTHAIGQVAPGKVTKLVPFGAFVRVADGIEGLVHISELSGKHVELAEQVVSVGEEVFVKVIDIDLERRRISLSLKQANEGVDPEGTEFDPALYGMLTEYDEQGNYKYPEGFDSETNEWREGFETQREKWEQDYAAAQARWELHKKQVAAAAIEEANAPDVPAGASTFSSESAGAGTLADDESLAALREKLSSTN